One Pseudomonas sp. AN-1 genomic region harbors:
- the rpoC gene encoding DNA-directed RNA polymerase subunit beta', protein MKDLLNLLKNQGQIEEFDAIRIGLASPEMIRSWSFGEVKKPETINYRTFKPERDGLFCAKIFGPVKDYECLCGKYKRLKHRGVICEKCGVEVALAKVRRERMGHIELASPVAHIWFLKSLPSRIGLLLDMTLRDIERVLYFESYVVIDPGMTPLEKGQLLNDEQYFEALEEHGDDFDARMGAEAVFELLAAIDLEHEIGRLREEIPQTNSETKIKKLSKRLKLMEAFQGSGNKPEWMVLTVLPVLPPDLRPLVPLDGGRFATSDLNDLYRRVINRNNRLKRLLDLAAPDIIVRNEKRMLQEAVDALLDNGRRGRAITGSNKRPLKSLADMIKGKQGRFRQNLLGKRVDYSGRSVITVGPTLRLHQCGLPKKMALELFKPFIFGKLEAKGMATTIKAAKKMVERELPEVWDVLAEVIREHPVLLNRAPTLHRLGIQAFEPVLIEGKALQLHPLVCAAYNADFDGDQMAVHVPLTLEAQLEARALMMSTNNVLSPANGEPIIVPSQDVVLGLYYMTREAVNAKGEGRVFADLQEVDRVFRAGEVSLHAKVKVRINEVVKDRDSGVITRNTRIVDTTVGRALLFQVVPAGLPFDVVNQSMKKKAISKLINHAYRVVGLKDTVIFADQLMYTGFAYSTISGVSIGVNDFVIPEAKARIIDAATAEVKEIETQYASGLVTQGEKYNKVIDLWSKANDEVSKAMMANLSKEKVIDREGNEVDQESFNSMYMMADSGARGSAAQIRQLAGMRGLMAKPDGSIIETPITANFREGLNVLQYFISTHGARKGLADTALKTANSGYLTRRLVDVAQDLVVTEIDCGTEQGLLMTPHIEGGDIVEPLGERVLGRVIARDVPKPGTDEIIVPAGTLIDEQWVDFLELNSVDEVIVRSPITCETRYGICAKCYGRDLARGHQVNIGEAVGVIAAQSIGEPGTQLTMRTFHIGGAASRSAAQDSIQVKSGGTVRLHNLKHVERADGALVAVSRSGELAVADDFGRERERYKLPYGAVISVKEGDKVEAGAIVAKWDPHTHPIITEMAGTVTFVGMEEGITVRRQTDELTGLTNIEVMDPNERPAAGREIRPAVKLVDANGKDLLLPGTDVVAQYFLPAKTLVNLTDGAKVNVGDVVARIPQETSKTRDITGGLPRVADLFEARRPKEPSILAEISGTISFGKETKGKRRLVITPTDGSEPYEELIPKWRHLNVFEGEQVNRGEVISDGPSNPHDILRLLGVSALAKYIVNEIQDVYRLQGVKINDKHIETILRQMLRKVEISESGDSSFIKGDQAELTQVLEENERLAVEDKFVAKYERVLLGITKASLSTESFISAASFQETTRVLTEAAVTGKRDYLRGLKENVVVGRLIPAGTGLAYHSERKRKRDAEKPQRVSASEAEAQLSEALLNFGEK, encoded by the coding sequence TTGAAAGACCTGCTTAACCTTTTGAAAAACCAGGGTCAGATCGAAGAGTTCGATGCCATCCGTATCGGCCTGGCGTCGCCCGAGATGATCCGCTCCTGGTCCTTCGGCGAAGTGAAGAAGCCGGAGACCATCAACTACCGTACCTTCAAGCCCGAACGTGACGGCCTGTTCTGCGCCAAGATCTTCGGCCCGGTGAAGGACTACGAGTGCCTGTGCGGCAAGTACAAGCGCCTCAAGCACCGCGGCGTGATCTGCGAGAAGTGCGGCGTGGAAGTCGCCCTGGCCAAGGTGCGCCGCGAGCGCATGGGCCACATCGAGCTGGCCTCGCCGGTCGCCCACATCTGGTTCCTCAAGTCGCTGCCGTCCCGTATCGGCCTGCTGCTGGACATGACCCTGCGCGACATCGAGCGCGTGCTCTACTTCGAGAGCTACGTGGTCATCGATCCGGGCATGACTCCGCTGGAGAAGGGCCAGCTGCTCAACGACGAGCAGTACTTCGAGGCCCTCGAGGAGCACGGTGACGACTTCGACGCCCGCATGGGCGCCGAGGCGGTGTTCGAGCTGCTCGCCGCCATCGACCTGGAGCACGAGATCGGCCGCCTGCGCGAGGAAATCCCGCAGACCAACTCCGAGACCAAGATCAAGAAGCTGTCCAAGCGCCTCAAGCTGATGGAAGCCTTCCAGGGCTCCGGCAACAAGCCGGAGTGGATGGTGCTGACCGTCCTGCCGGTGCTGCCGCCGGACCTGCGTCCGCTGGTGCCGCTGGATGGCGGTCGCTTCGCGACCTCGGATCTCAACGATCTGTACCGCCGGGTGATCAACCGCAACAACCGCCTGAAGCGCCTGCTCGACCTGGCCGCGCCGGACATCATCGTGCGCAACGAGAAGCGCATGCTGCAGGAAGCCGTGGACGCCCTGCTGGACAACGGCCGCCGCGGCCGTGCCATCACCGGCTCCAACAAGCGCCCGCTGAAGTCCCTGGCCGACATGATCAAGGGCAAGCAGGGCCGCTTCCGTCAGAACCTGCTCGGCAAGCGCGTCGACTACTCCGGCCGTTCGGTGATCACCGTCGGCCCGACCCTGCGCCTGCACCAGTGCGGCCTGCCGAAGAAGATGGCCCTCGAGCTGTTCAAGCCGTTCATCTTCGGCAAGCTCGAAGCCAAGGGCATGGCCACCACCATCAAGGCGGCCAAGAAGATGGTCGAGCGCGAGCTGCCCGAGGTCTGGGACGTGCTCGCCGAAGTCATCCGCGAACATCCCGTGCTGCTCAACCGTGCACCGACCCTGCACCGTCTGGGCATCCAGGCGTTCGAGCCGGTGCTCATCGAAGGCAAGGCCCTGCAGCTGCACCCGCTGGTGTGCGCCGCGTACAACGCCGACTTCGACGGTGACCAGATGGCCGTGCACGTCCCGCTGACCCTCGAGGCCCAGCTGGAAGCGCGTGCGCTGATGATGTCGACCAACAACGTGCTGTCGCCCGCCAACGGCGAGCCGATCATCGTGCCGTCGCAGGACGTGGTGCTCGGCCTGTACTACATGACCCGCGAGGCGGTGAACGCCAAGGGCGAGGGCCGTGTGTTCGCCGACCTGCAGGAAGTCGACCGCGTGTTCCGCGCCGGCGAAGTGTCCCTGCACGCCAAGGTCAAGGTGCGCATCAACGAGGTGGTCAAGGATCGCGACAGCGGCGTGATCACCAGGAACACCCGCATCGTCGACACCACCGTCGGCCGCGCGCTGCTGTTCCAGGTGGTTCCGGCCGGCCTGCCGTTCGACGTGGTCAACCAGTCGATGAAGAAGAAGGCGATCTCCAAGCTGATCAACCACGCCTACCGTGTGGTCGGTCTGAAGGACACCGTCATCTTTGCCGACCAGCTGATGTACACCGGCTTCGCCTACTCGACCATCTCCGGCGTGTCGATCGGCGTCAACGACTTCGTCATCCCGGAAGCCAAGGCGCGCATCATCGACGCCGCCACCGCCGAGGTGAAGGAGATCGAGACCCAGTACGCCTCCGGCCTGGTGACCCAGGGCGAGAAGTACAACAAGGTGATCGACCTGTGGTCGAAGGCCAACGACGAAGTGTCCAAGGCGATGATGGCCAACCTCTCCAAGGAGAAGGTCATCGACCGCGAGGGCAACGAGGTCGACCAGGAGTCCTTCAACTCCATGTACATGATGGCGGACTCCGGTGCGCGGGGTTCCGCGGCGCAGATCCGCCAGCTGGCCGGCATGCGCGGTCTGATGGCCAAGCCGGACGGCTCGATCATCGAGACCCCGATCACCGCCAACTTCCGTGAAGGTCTGAACGTACTGCAGTACTTCATCTCCACCCACGGTGCCCGTAAGGGGCTGGCGGATACCGCACTGAAGACCGCGAACTCCGGTTACCTGACCCGTCGTCTGGTCGACGTGGCCCAGGACCTGGTAGTGACCGAGATCGACTGCGGCACCGAGCAGGGCCTGCTGATGACCCCGCACATCGAGGGTGGCGACATCGTCGAGCCGCTCGGTGAGCGCGTGCTCGGCCGCGTGATCGCCCGCGACGTGCCCAAGCCGGGCACCGACGAGATCATCGTGCCGGCCGGCACCCTGATCGACGAGCAGTGGGTCGACTTCCTCGAGCTGAACAGCGTCGACGAAGTGATCGTGCGTTCGCCGATCACCTGCGAAACCCGCTACGGCATCTGCGCCAAGTGCTACGGTCGCGACCTGGCCCGCGGTCATCAGGTCAACATCGGCGAAGCGGTCGGCGTCATCGCCGCCCAGTCGATCGGTGAGCCGGGTACCCAGCTGACCATGCGGACCTTCCACATCGGTGGTGCGGCCAGCCGGAGTGCCGCCCAGGACAGCATCCAGGTGAAGAGCGGCGGTACCGTCCGCCTGCACAACCTGAAGCACGTCGAGCGTGCCGACGGCGCCCTGGTGGCGGTGTCCCGCTCCGGCGAGCTGGCGGTGGCCGACGACTTCGGTCGCGAGCGCGAGCGCTACAAGCTGCCCTACGGTGCGGTGATCTCGGTCAAGGAGGGCGACAAGGTCGAGGCCGGCGCCATCGTGGCCAAGTGGGACCCGCACACCCACCCGATCATCACCGAGATGGCCGGTACCGTGACCTTCGTCGGCATGGAGGAGGGCATCACCGTCCGCCGGCAGACCGACGAGCTGACCGGTCTGACCAACATCGAGGTGATGGATCCCAACGAGCGTCCGGCTGCCGGTCGCGAGATCCGTCCGGCGGTGAAGCTGGTCGACGCCAACGGCAAGGACCTGCTGCTGCCGGGCACCGACGTGGTCGCGCAGTACTTCCTGCCGGCCAAGACCCTGGTCAACCTGACCGACGGCGCCAAGGTGAACGTGGGTGACGTGGTTGCGCGTATCCCGCAGGAAACCTCGAAGACCCGCGACATCACCGGTGGTCTGCCGCGCGTCGCCGACCTGTTCGAGGCCCGTCGTCCGAAGGAGCCGTCGATCCTCGCCGAGATCAGCGGCACCATCAGCTTCGGCAAGGAAACCAAGGGCAAGCGTCGCCTGGTGATCACTCCGACCGACGGCAGCGAACCGTACGAGGAGCTGATTCCGAAGTGGCGTCACCTCAACGTCTTCGAGGGCGAACAGGTGAACCGCGGCGAAGTGATCTCCGACGGTCCGAGCAACCCGCACGACATCCTGCGCCTGCTGGGTGTCAGCGCGCTGGCCAAGTACATCGTCAACGAGATCCAGGACGTGTACCGCCTGCAGGGCGTGAAGATCAACGACAAGCACATCGAGACCATCCTGCGCCAGATGCTGCGCAAGGTCGAGATCAGCGAGTCGGGCGACTCCAGCTTCATCAAGGGCGACCAGGCCGAGCTGACCCAGGTGCTGGAAGAGAACGAGCGTCTGGCCGTCGAGGACAAGTTCGTCGCCAAGTACGAGCGCGTCCTGCTGGGCATCACCAAGGCCTCGCTGTCCACCGAGTCGTTCATCTCCGCGGCCTCCTTCCAGGAGACCACCCGCGTCCTCACCGAGGCGGCGGTCACCGGCAAGCGCGACTACCTGCGCGGCCTGAAAGAGAACGTGGTGGTCGGTCGCCTGATCCCGGCCGGTACCGGCCTGGCCTACCACAGCGAGCGCAAGCGCAAGCGCGATGCCGAGAAGCCGCAGCGCGTCAGCGCCAGCGAGGCGGAAGCCCAGCTGTCCGAAGCGCTGCTCAACTTCGGCGAAAAGTGA